The following DNA comes from Reinekea thalattae.
ATGAAGCGTTGATCAATGTTTTGGTGTAATCGTGTTGTGGTTTTTCGAAAATTTCTTGTGCTGTACCTTGCTCAAGTACTTCACCGTTTTTCATCACCAGAACGCGATCGGACAGTGCTTTAACAACACTTAAATCATGGCTGATAAACAAGAAACCGATCTGGTGGTTTTTCTGAATTTCACGCAACAAATCAATCACTGTTAATTGTACTGAACGGTCCAGCGCTGAAGTTGGTTCGTCTAACACAATGAACGACGGCTCTAGAATCAGTGCGCGAGCAATCGCGATACGCTGACGTTGACCACCAGAAAATTCGTGAGGGTAACGGTTGATCATCGCAGGGTCTAAACGGACTTCTTCTAGCGCTTTACGTGCACGAGTCAGGCGCTCAGCTTTAGAAAGTTCTGGGTAATGTACGGTTAAACCTTCAGAGATGATTTCACCAACGTTCATACGTGGCGAGAGCGAACCGTAAGGGTCTTGGAAAACAATTTGGATGTCTTTTTTCAGAGCCAGCTTTTGCTTGTTGCTTAGTTTGCTTAAGTCTTGGCCTTTAAATAGAACTTCGCCAGTGCTTGGTAATAGACCAATGAGTGCACGGCCTAGAGTCGATTTACCAGAACCCGATTCGCCAACAACACCTAAGGTTTCGCCCTGTTTTAGATCCAGAGAGATGCCTTTAACTGCATCAAAGTAGATATCTTTACGGCCTAAGAAGCTGGATTTAACTAGGTATTGAACCTTCACGTCTTTGGCGTTGAGTAATTCTTTATCGGTTGTCACGCTTGGGTCTTTCATGCCAGAAGGTACTGAATTAATCAGCATCTTGGTGTATTCGTGCTCAGGGTTTTCAAATACTTCTTTGGTGATGCCAGTTTCAACCACTTCACCTAAACGCATAACAATAACGCGGTCAGCAAAATGCTTCACCACACCTAGATCGTGGGTGATAAACAGGATCGACATGCCGATTTTTTTCTGAATCTCTTGGATCAGGTTTAGCACTTCCATCTGCACGGTAACGTCCAGAGCGGTAGTCGGTTCATCGGCAATAAGAATATCTGGTTCGTTGATCAACGCCATTGCGATCATGATGCGCTGTAGCTGACCGCCAGAAAACTCATGTGGGTATTTAGTGAAAGCCTTTTCTGGCATCGGTAACTGAACCAGTTCAAACAACTCAAGCACACGCGCTTTGGCCTGTTTTTTACTGATGTCGCGCTGGTGCGTGGTAATGGCTTCGGCAACCTGTTCACCTACTCGCAGGTAAGGGTTTAATGAGGTCATCGGCTCTTGGAAGATCATACCGATACGGTTGCCACGGAAGCCGCACATTTGTTTTTCCGATAAATCGAGCACCGATTCACCGTTATAAAGGATTTCTGATTCTTCAGAGACAGAGCCATTGGGCGGCAGAATACGCATGATCGCGCCGGTAGAAACCGATTTGCCTGAGCCTGACTCGCCGACGATGGCAAGCGTTTCGCCCTTTTCTAGCGAGAAGCTGACATCTTTTACTGCGTTGAAAATACCGTCGTTGGTTGCAAAGGAGACAGATAAATTATTAACACTTAATAGGGATGACATTAAAAACAGTCCTTTTCTTGCAAGTTAATAGGCCTGCTTCAACGTTTTCAGGCAGCCCATTTAGAATTGATGGCACATTTAATTGGAATTGCTCCTTTTTTGCAATATTCAATGTCATTTTTTGCAACTATCTGATCAAAGTGAGCATTTTAGTGCAACGTTAGGGCTGTTTTTGTTCAATTTGGTGCGTTTTTTTCTTAATTTGTCGCTCAAGGAATAACTTAGGTGATGGACTTTGATAATTGGGTGGCAAAAAGATGAAAGTTGGTTACTTCCTCATCAATGGTAAACGGAATGCTCATACTTTTGACTGATTAGTCAATATTGGGTCTATTGCTTGCTCTATTAAGTACTGACGCAGTTCATTTAATAAACAAAGAGGAATAAAACATGCGAACTCTGTTTTCGAAATGCTTGGTAGCTCCGGCATTATTCGCCAGTACGTTGGCTAGCGCCGAAGTGAAGCTTCCGTTCACATTGGATTGGAAATTTGAAGGGCCATCGGCACCTTACTTTTTAGCAGTCGATAATGGTCACTTTGCCGATCAGGATTTGTCGGTTGAAATTTCCGCAGGCCAGGGTTCGTTAGACGCTATTCCTAAGGTCGCCACAGGCGCTTACCCAGTAGGCTTTGCTGATATTAACTCGCTGGTAAAATTCTTGGACCAAAACCCAGGTGCGCCAGTGACTGCTGTAATGATGATTTACGATAAACCACCTTTTGCGGTTGTTGGTCGTAAAAGTCAGGGTATCTCGACGGTTGCTGACTTAGAAGGTTCTGTATTAGGTGCTCCGCCACCAGATGGCGCTTGGGCGCAATTCCCTGTGTTCGCAAAAGAAAACGGTTTGGATATGTCCAAAATTAAAGTCGAACCTGTTGGTTTCCCAACGCGTGAGCCAATGCTTGCCGAAGGTAAGGTCGACAGCGTAACTGGCTTCTCGTTTTCGTCTTACTTGAACCTAGTACGTTTAGGTGTGCCAGAAGAAGATCTGACGACGCTATTAATGGCCGACTACGGTTTGGCGCTGTATGGCAACGCCATCATTGTTAATACCGATTATGCAGAGAAAAACCCAGAAGTGATTACTGGCTTTTTAACTGCAGTAGCTGAAGGTGTTAAAGATGCCGCGGCCGATCCAATGGCTGGCGCGCAAGCGGTTATCGACCGTAATCCTGCAGGTAATGTTGAGTTAGAAGCTTGGCGTTTAAAGCTGGCTTTACAAGACAGCATTTTAACCGATTACGTTATGGCCAATGGTCTAGGCGATATCGATGTTGAGCGCTTCGAAAAAGCATTAGAGCAGATTGCTGTAACTTACGAGTTTAAAGGTGAGCCTAGCGTATCGACGATCTTTACCGATGCCTACTTGCCAGCGTCTGAACTATTAATGATGAAGTAGCCTATATGCCTGTTTCTATTTCTATTGAAGGCGTAAAACACGCCTACCAAACCGGGCAGCAGCAACCGCTGCCTGTGTTGGATGATCTAAATATCACCATTCCTGAAGGTAAATTCACCGCCGTTGTCGGACCATCGGGTTGCGGTAAGTCGACGCTGACACGATTGGTTTCTGGTTTGCTATTCCCTAACGAAGGCACCGTCAGTTTGGGTGGCGAGCCGGTTAAAGCTCCACGCTCAACGGTGGGTATGGCGTTCCAAAACCCTGTGTTGTTGGAATGGCGCAGCATTATTCAAAATGTTGTCTTGCCGTTAGAAATCGTGAAGAGCGAATTGACTCATAATCAACGCCTAAAACGCGCCGCTAAACTGTTAAAGATGGTTGGCCTTGAAGGCTTTGAGCATAAGCGACCGTCGGAGCTTTCTGGTGGTATGCGTCAACGTGCTTCTTTGTGTCGCTCGTTGGTTCATAACCCCGATGTGTTGATTTTGGATGAGCCGTTTGGTGCCTTAGATGCCTTTACTCGTGAAGATTTATGGCAGCTGATGCGCGATATCAAAATTAAGCAGCCTTTTACTGGTTTGTTGATTACGCACGATCTACGCGAAAGTGTCTTTTTGGCCGATCAGGTGGTTGTGCTGTCGAGTCGACCTGCTAAAACGCAATTTGTTTTGGATGTCGACCTGCCGGAAGATCGCACTATCAACTCTTTATACACACCAAAAGCGGTAGAAATGCTGGCGACGTTACGCGAGCAAATAGAAATCGCTCAAGGTCGAAAAGAGGAGGTGGCCGATGTCGAGTAAATTGAAAAACTTACTGATCCCTCTGCTCGCCATTGTTGTGTTTTTAATCTTGTGGGAATGGTTGGTTTGGTTTAACCAGTGGCCGAATTACAAGATGGCTTCGCCTTCGGATGTTTGGCCTGCGTTTTGGCAATATAAGGCATTGTTTGCCAAATACTCATGGGACACCTTGTGGCGCACCGTTGTTGGTCTTGGCTTGGCGGTTGTGGTTGGTGTTTTTTTTGGTGTGGTTATGGGTTTTTCCAAAACCATGCGCAGCGCACTTTACCCGTTGCTGGTGGGCTTTAATGCCATACCGAAAGCGACATTAGTGCCGGTAATTGCGTTGATCTTTGTTGGTCAGCATGATTTCAATACTGTGCTTATTGCTTTTATGATTTCGTTTTTCCCAATTGCGGTGTCGGTTTCGATTGGGCTTTCAACATTGGAGCCAGAATACCAAGATATCCTCAAAGCATTGGGCGCATCGAAGTTGACCATCTTTTGGAAAATCGCTTTACCTAAAACACTGCCAGAGTTTTTTGGTGCGCTAAAAGTTTCGGCAACGTTGGCCTTTATCGGTACTAACCTGATGGAAATTGTAGAACCGCATGGCCGAGGTTTGGGGCATCTGTTCGACAGCGGCAAAATTAACGCCGACTATCCATTGATGTTTGCTGTGCTTATTGCCTTAGCGGTATTGGGTATTTTGCTGTACTACATCGTGGTAATTCTGGAGAAGATTTTTGCTGGCTGGGCGGAGCGTCCTTCTGATCATTAGTGATTTATAATGATTCATTTTTTACAGCCATTCGGTTTTTACAGTAATTAACAGTCAGCCATCGTTGGTGAATTAAACTTAAAAAGCGGTAACGTCATATGGCGTTACCGCTTTTTTGTTTTTAGTGCTCGCTTGCTATCACTGACTCGGTCACCCAATCTATCGCGTCGGCAACAACCTCTGGTGTTTTAAACGGAATAAAGTGATTGGCCTTTTCATCGAGCTTGAGCTGCAGTTGTGCATTGCTCAGCTGTTGCTGTAAATAAAGAGCGTTCTGCGATTTGACCAGCCAGTCTTTCTCTCCTTGTAAAATCACAACCGGCATATTGATGGCGGCTAACTCGGGTTTTAATTTTTCTAGCTCTTCATCGAGTGTCAGCATTTCTTGGTTTGAATCTGTCATCCGTTGGCCAATGAGCCATTGCACAGGTATCAGCCGAGCCGCCTGATGATACCAGCGCGGTTGGCTGACGGCTGGGTCCGCCGGAGAGGCGACCAAAACAATACCATCGATTAATTCAGGAAAACGCTGCGCCAGAGCCAACACAACCGGCCCGCCCCAGGAGTGGCCGACTAAAATGGTTGGCGTTTCGCTGGTTTGTTCGCTCCAGCTGGTGTGCTCGATAATCGGTTCGATCAATGCCACCTGATCGGCCAGCTGTGGATACATTCGTTGCTGCGC
Coding sequences within:
- a CDS encoding ABC transporter ATP-binding protein encodes the protein MSSLLSVNNLSVSFATNDGIFNAVKDVSFSLEKGETLAIVGESGSGKSVSTGAIMRILPPNGSVSEESEILYNGESVLDLSEKQMCGFRGNRIGMIFQEPMTSLNPYLRVGEQVAEAITTHQRDISKKQAKARVLELFELVQLPMPEKAFTKYPHEFSGGQLQRIMIAMALINEPDILIADEPTTALDVTVQMEVLNLIQEIQKKIGMSILFITHDLGVVKHFADRVIVMRLGEVVETGITKEVFENPEHEYTKMLINSVPSGMKDPSVTTDKELLNAKDVKVQYLVKSSFLGRKDIYFDAVKGISLDLKQGETLGVVGESGSGKSTLGRALIGLLPSTGEVLFKGQDLSKLSNKQKLALKKDIQIVFQDPYGSLSPRMNVGEIISEGLTVHYPELSKAERLTRARKALEEVRLDPAMINRYPHEFSGGQRQRIAIARALILEPSFIVLDEPTSALDRSVQLTVIDLLREIQKNHQIGFLFISHDLSVVKALSDRVLVMKNGEVLEQGTAQEIFEKPQHDYTKTLINASFDLDLAESA
- a CDS encoding ABC transporter substrate-binding protein; protein product: MRTLFSKCLVAPALFASTLASAEVKLPFTLDWKFEGPSAPYFLAVDNGHFADQDLSVEISAGQGSLDAIPKVATGAYPVGFADINSLVKFLDQNPGAPVTAVMMIYDKPPFAVVGRKSQGISTVADLEGSVLGAPPPDGAWAQFPVFAKENGLDMSKIKVEPVGFPTREPMLAEGKVDSVTGFSFSSYLNLVRLGVPEEDLTTLLMADYGLALYGNAIIVNTDYAEKNPEVITGFLTAVAEGVKDAAADPMAGAQAVIDRNPAGNVELEAWRLKLALQDSILTDYVMANGLGDIDVERFEKALEQIAVTYEFKGEPSVSTIFTDAYLPASELLMMK
- a CDS encoding ABC transporter permease; translation: MSSKLKNLLIPLLAIVVFLILWEWLVWFNQWPNYKMASPSDVWPAFWQYKALFAKYSWDTLWRTVVGLGLAVVVGVFFGVVMGFSKTMRSALYPLLVGFNAIPKATLVPVIALIFVGQHDFNTVLIAFMISFFPIAVSVSIGLSTLEPEYQDILKALGASKLTIFWKIALPKTLPEFFGALKVSATLAFIGTNLMEIVEPHGRGLGHLFDSGKINADYPLMFAVLIALAVLGILLYYIVVILEKIFAGWAERPSDH
- a CDS encoding ABC transporter ATP-binding protein, whose amino-acid sequence is MPVSISIEGVKHAYQTGQQQPLPVLDDLNITIPEGKFTAVVGPSGCGKSTLTRLVSGLLFPNEGTVSLGGEPVKAPRSTVGMAFQNPVLLEWRSIIQNVVLPLEIVKSELTHNQRLKRAAKLLKMVGLEGFEHKRPSELSGGMRQRASLCRSLVHNPDVLILDEPFGALDAFTREDLWQLMRDIKIKQPFTGLLITHDLRESVFLADQVVVLSSRPAKTQFVLDVDLPEDRTINSLYTPKAVEMLATLREQIEIAQGRKEEVADVE
- a CDS encoding alpha/beta fold hydrolase, which codes for MKYLLMGFITVVISGLLFSQLSAEESPDNRQLLNWHSDIFQGQLAWLEQPSSQTTKATLIAIHGTPGSADAWQALMAQPNIAQHYRVIAIDRPGWGSSKDAQQRMYPQLADQVALIEPIIEHTSWSEQTSETPTILVGHSWGGPVVLALAQRFPELIDGIVLVASPADPAVSQPRWYHQAARLIPVQWLIGQRMTDSNQEMLTLDEELEKLKPELAAINMPVVILQGEKDWLVKSQNALYLQQQLSNAQLQLKLDEKANHFIPFKTPEVVADAIDWVTESVIASEH